The Eleginops maclovinus isolate JMC-PN-2008 ecotype Puerto Natales chromosome 24, JC_Emac_rtc_rv5, whole genome shotgun sequence genome contains a region encoding:
- the LOC134861153 gene encoding male-specific lethal 3 homolog, with protein MNSRGIKYHKGERILCFEPDPNKAKVLYDAKVIDVLIATDNYGRRVPKYLIHFSGWSRSWDRWAAEDHVLRDSEENRKLQHKLARKALGRMKKKGWAKRRRRQSGTKSSSLKTLPKEDDSDDACLISSSESSDGDDSDTDSSNSGDSTFSEDIDKMRVEPDINVKRECEEKIIHVDISIPDILKKKLEDDCFYINKRKKLVMVPCQTNVVHILESYVKHFAINKAFMANERYRRQQNTTQSTSPQPVPPEKSEELCKEMVDGLRITFDFTLPMILLYPCEQAQFKKVSSSRLFLAANESSPCSSNAQRERSPSPLGHNPPTPQSTDSQPALSDISATTPTAPAPTPKRRRHPDMDCISFQSQSLRRSTRNTSGGDRPAEGSSGGGGSATASPQLKRRLIDSSSQPKFFLNLDRKTPVHSGSSSPLPLTPSKERSGPFYGLESRRNNELNEVLSWKLTPDNYPLHDQPPPPSYLYGAQHLLRLFVKLPEILGKMQIPERNLRALVKHLELFLRFLAEFQEDFFPESAYVSASEAHYSMKQPRPIY; from the exons ATGAATTCGCGGGGAATTAAATACCACAAAGGAGAAAGAATCCTGTGCTTTGAACCCGACCCCAACAAGGCTAAAGTGTTGTATGACGCTAAG GTCATTGATGTCTTGATTGCTACAGATAATTATGGAAGAAGAGTCCCAAAGTATCTGATTCATTTCAGCGGTTGGAGCAGAAG CTGGGATCGTTGGGCTGCTGAGGATCATGTCCTAAGGGACTCAGAGGAAAACCGTAAATTGCAACATAAACTGGCTCGCAAAGCTCTAGGTCGCAT gaagaaaaagggaTGGGCGAAGAGGCGCCGTCGTCAATCTGGTACTAAATCCTCCTCTCTAAAAACTCTTCCTAAGGAGGACGACAGTGATGACGCAT GTCTGATTTCGTCTTCAGAAAGCAGTGACGGGGACGACTCAGACACTGACTCTTCCAATAGCGGGGACAGCACCTTCTCTGAGGATATTGATAAAATG AGGGTTGAGCCTGACATTAATGTTAAAAGGGAATGTGAGGAAAAGATTATCCATGTTGACATCAGCATCCCTGATATCCTGAAGAAGAAACTGGAGGATGACTGCTTCTACATTAACAAGAGAAAGAAG CTCGTGATGGTTCCTTGTCAGACGAATGTCGTGCACATCCTCGAGTCTTACGTCAAACATTTTGCCATCAACAAAGCTTTCATGGCCAATGAGAGGTACCGGCGTCAGCAGAACACCACACAGAGCACCAGCCCACAGCCTGTACCTCCAGAAAAGAG cgAGGAGCTGTGTAAGGAGATGGTCGACGGGTTGAGGATCACATTTGACTTCACTTTACCCATGATCCTCCTCTACCCCTGTGAACAAGCTCAGTTCAAAAAGGTCAGCTCCTCCAGGCTGTTCCTGGCCGCCAATGAAAGCTCCCCTTGCTCCAGCAA CGCACAAAGAGAGCGTAGCCCGAGCCCGCTGGGGCACAACCCTCCCACCCCACAGTCGACTGACAGCCAACCCGCACTGAGCGACATATCTGCCACCACGCCCACCGCCCCAGCCCCCACCCCGAAGCGCCGGCGCCACCCCGACATGGACTGTATCTCCTTCCAGTCTCAGTCACTGAGACGCTCCACCAGGAACACATCTGGAGGAGACCGGCCAGCTGAAGGAAGCAGTGGAG GTGGAGGCAGTGCCACTGCTTCCCCACAGCTCAAACGGCGACTGATCGACTCCTCATCCCAGCCAAAGTTCTTCCTCAACCTGGACAGAA AAACCCCAGTGCACAGTGGCTCATCCTCCCCGTTGCCCTTGACGCCAAGCAAAGAGCGAAGTGGGCCCTTCTATGGCCTCGAGAGCCGGAGGAACAATGAGCTTAACGAG GTACTAAGTTGGAAGCTGACTCCAGATAACTACCCTCTTCATGACCAGCCTCCCCCACCATCCTACCTGTATGGAGCCCAGCACCTCCTGCGTCTTTTTG TGAAGCTTCCTGAAATCCTGGGGAAGATGCAGATCCCTGAGAGGAATCTCCGAGCGCTGGTCAAGCATCTGGAGCTCTTTCTTAG GTTTCTTGCTGAGTTCCAGGAGGATTTTTTTCCCGAGTCCGCATATGTGTCAGCATCAGAGGCCCACTACAGCATGAAACAACCAAGGCCAATTTATTAA